A window of Lytechinus pictus isolate F3 Inbred chromosome 7, Lp3.0, whole genome shotgun sequence contains these coding sequences:
- the LOC129264492 gene encoding histone acetyltransferase KAT5-like isoform X2, with translation MAENNDSSIKTEDLVVEGCRMPVRMKQTDEWPLGEIISRKDTDDGVLFYVHYIDYNKRLDDWVTLDRLNLEKLQMPHKEVKTPQKEVLTPNCSSRASTPERELPALATPALAAPTPPPTVPPSAPIVVHVNGNVPKNKGNPVGRKRKLPFLETEDSMDILNVNAPRQTGSMVTDKHHDDIITRIKNIEMIVLGRHCIRPWYFSPYPIELTSKPKIFLCEFCLKYVRSVKCLERHKAKCKLRHPPGNEIYRKNPISFFEIDGRKNKVYSQNLCLLAKLFLDHKTLYYDTDPFLFYVMTEFDSRGYHIVGYFSKEKESTEDYNVACILTLPPYQRKGFGKLLIEFSYVLSQFEGKTGSPEKPLSDLGLLSYRSYWSQAILECILKLPKPPDGERPQITISDICESTSIRKEDVIYTLCNLNLINYYKGQYVITLAKDVVDAHQKAMSKRKIRIEPKCLHWTPKDWSKRGKW, from the exons CACTTGGAGAGATAATAAGTCGCAAGGACACAGATGATGGAGTCTTGTTTTACGTCCATTACATCGACT ACAACAAGCGTCTTGATGACTGGGTCACTCTGGATAGGCTCAACCTGGAGAAGCTCCAGATGCCGCATAAAGAAGTCAAAACTCCACAGAAGGAGGTCCTTACACCGAACTGTAGCTCCAGGGCATCTACCCCTGAGAGGGAGCTACCTGCCCTCGCCACACCAGCCCTTGCTGCACCAACACCGCCCCCAACGGTGCCTCCATCTGCTCCGATTGTGGTACAT GTAAATGGCAATGTACCCAAGAACAAAGGCAATCCTGTCGGCAGAAAGAGAAAACTCCCCTTTCTGGAAACAGAG GATTCCATGGACATCTTGAATGTGAACGCACCCCGACAAACTGGGAGCATGGTGACTGACAAGCACCACGATGACATCATCACCCGTATCAAGAACATTGAGATGATTGTCCTTGGGCGCCACTGTATACGCCCCTGGTACTTCTCCCCGTATCCCATTGAGCTGACAAGTAAACCAAAGATCTTCCTCTGTGAGTTTTGTCTCAAGTATGTCAGGAGTGTTAAGTGCTTGGAGAGGCATAAG GCAAAGTGCAAACTGAGACATCCCCCTGGAAATGAGATCTATAGGAAGAACCCCATCTCCTTCTTTGAAATCGATGGTCGGAAAAACAAG GTATACTCACAGAACCTATGTCTGCTAGCCAAGTTGTTCCTAGATCACAAGACACTGTACTACGACACAGATCCATTCCTCTTCTACGTCATGACAGAGTTTGACAGCAGAGGCTATCATATTGTTGGCTACTTCTCAAAG gaGAAGGAATCAACAGAAGACTACAATGTAGCATGTATTCTCACTCTACCTCCATACCAAAGGAAAGGCTTTGGTAAACTACTTATTGAATTCA GCTACGTGCTGTCTCAGTTCGAAGGCAAGACAGGATCTCCAGAGAAACCCCTGTCTGATCTAGGACTACTGTCTTACAGGAGCTACTGGTCTCAGGCGATCTTAGAATGCATCCTCAAGCTACCCAAGCCTCCCGATGGTGAGAGGCCACAGATCACAATCAG TGACATCTGTGAGTCTACAAGCATCCGCAAAGAGGATGTGATATACACCCTGTGCAACCTGAACCTGATCAACTACTACAAGGGTCAGTACGTCATCACCCTGGCAAAGGATGTGGTAGATGCTCACCAGAAGGCAATGAGCAAGCGGAAGATCCGCATCGAGCCGAAGTGTCTGCATTGGACACCCAAGGACTGGTCCAAAAGGGGGAAGTGGTGA
- the LOC129264492 gene encoding histone acetyltransferase KAT5-like isoform X1, protein MAENNDSSIKTEDLVVEGCRMPVRMKQTDEWPLGEIISRKDTDDGVLFYVHYIDYNKRLDDWVTLDRLNLEKLQMPHKEVKTPQKEVLTPNCSSRASTPERELPALATPALAAPTPPPTVPPSAPIVVHVNGNVPKNKGNPVGRKRKLPFLETEESMDILRFQDSMDILNVNAPRQTGSMVTDKHHDDIITRIKNIEMIVLGRHCIRPWYFSPYPIELTSKPKIFLCEFCLKYVRSVKCLERHKAKCKLRHPPGNEIYRKNPISFFEIDGRKNKVYSQNLCLLAKLFLDHKTLYYDTDPFLFYVMTEFDSRGYHIVGYFSKEKESTEDYNVACILTLPPYQRKGFGKLLIEFSYVLSQFEGKTGSPEKPLSDLGLLSYRSYWSQAILECILKLPKPPDGERPQITISDICESTSIRKEDVIYTLCNLNLINYYKGQYVITLAKDVVDAHQKAMSKRKIRIEPKCLHWTPKDWSKRGKW, encoded by the exons CACTTGGAGAGATAATAAGTCGCAAGGACACAGATGATGGAGTCTTGTTTTACGTCCATTACATCGACT ACAACAAGCGTCTTGATGACTGGGTCACTCTGGATAGGCTCAACCTGGAGAAGCTCCAGATGCCGCATAAAGAAGTCAAAACTCCACAGAAGGAGGTCCTTACACCGAACTGTAGCTCCAGGGCATCTACCCCTGAGAGGGAGCTACCTGCCCTCGCCACACCAGCCCTTGCTGCACCAACACCGCCCCCAACGGTGCCTCCATCTGCTCCGATTGTGGTACAT GTAAATGGCAATGTACCCAAGAACAAAGGCAATCCTGTCGGCAGAAAGAGAAAACTCCCCTTTCTGGAAACAGAG GAATCTATGGACATTTTACGTTTCCAGGATTCCATGGACATCTTGAATGTGAACGCACCCCGACAAACTGGGAGCATGGTGACTGACAAGCACCACGATGACATCATCACCCGTATCAAGAACATTGAGATGATTGTCCTTGGGCGCCACTGTATACGCCCCTGGTACTTCTCCCCGTATCCCATTGAGCTGACAAGTAAACCAAAGATCTTCCTCTGTGAGTTTTGTCTCAAGTATGTCAGGAGTGTTAAGTGCTTGGAGAGGCATAAG GCAAAGTGCAAACTGAGACATCCCCCTGGAAATGAGATCTATAGGAAGAACCCCATCTCCTTCTTTGAAATCGATGGTCGGAAAAACAAG GTATACTCACAGAACCTATGTCTGCTAGCCAAGTTGTTCCTAGATCACAAGACACTGTACTACGACACAGATCCATTCCTCTTCTACGTCATGACAGAGTTTGACAGCAGAGGCTATCATATTGTTGGCTACTTCTCAAAG gaGAAGGAATCAACAGAAGACTACAATGTAGCATGTATTCTCACTCTACCTCCATACCAAAGGAAAGGCTTTGGTAAACTACTTATTGAATTCA GCTACGTGCTGTCTCAGTTCGAAGGCAAGACAGGATCTCCAGAGAAACCCCTGTCTGATCTAGGACTACTGTCTTACAGGAGCTACTGGTCTCAGGCGATCTTAGAATGCATCCTCAAGCTACCCAAGCCTCCCGATGGTGAGAGGCCACAGATCACAATCAG TGACATCTGTGAGTCTACAAGCATCCGCAAAGAGGATGTGATATACACCCTGTGCAACCTGAACCTGATCAACTACTACAAGGGTCAGTACGTCATCACCCTGGCAAAGGATGTGGTAGATGCTCACCAGAAGGCAATGAGCAAGCGGAAGATCCGCATCGAGCCGAAGTGTCTGCATTGGACACCCAAGGACTGGTCCAAAAGGGGGAAGTGGTGA